The DNA segment CCGCGGCGAAAAGGTCGACCTTAACCGCATCCTGCTGCCCCACCCCGACTGCACTTACCTGGCCCGGGTAGCGGGCGACTCCATGGCCGGGCCGCCCGGGCACATTGCCGACGGCGCCCTGCTGACCGTGGACTGCACCCTCAAGCCGCAGTCCGGCCACGTGGTGGTGGCCGCCGTGGACGGGGAGTTTACCGTCAAGCGCCTGGAAAAGCGCGGGCTGGGCTGGTGGCTGGTGCCCGACAACCCCCGCTACCCCGCCGTGGACGCGGCAAGCTACGGCCGCTTCGAGGTCTGGGGCGTGGTTACCCACGTGGTGACCGAGCTCATTAACGGCAAACTGCACGACCGTGTACGCGCTCGTCGACTGCAATAACTTCTACGTTTCCTGCGAGCGGGCCTTCAACCCGGCCCTGGCGCAGCTGCCGGTGGTGGTGCTCTCCAACAACGACGGGTGCATCATCTCCCGCTCGGCCGAAGCCAAGGCCTTGGGCATCCAGATGGGCGCGCCCCTGTTTCAGGTGAAGAGCCTGCTGCAGGAGCACGGGGTGCGGGTGTTTTCCTCCAACTACGCCCTCTACGGCGACATGTCCCAGCGGGTCATGAACTACCTGGCCGGCGCGGCCCCCGCCGTGGAAATCTATTCCATCGACGAGTGCTTCCTGGACTTGCGCAGCCTGCAGCGCTGGCACGCGCCGGATCTGACCGCCTTCGGCCAGCGGGTGCGCCGGCAGGTGCTGCGCCGCACCCACATTCCCACCTGCGTGGGCATCGCCCCTACCAAAACCCTGGCCAAAGCCGCCAACCGCATCGCCAAAAAGCACCCCGAGCTGGAGGGCGTGCTGTGCCTGGCCGCCGAGGCCACCCGCCGCTGGGCCCTGGAAAAGCTGCCCGTAGAAGACGTCTGGGGCATCGGCCACCGCTACGCCCGCAAGCTGCACGAGCACGGCATCCGCACGGCCGCTCAGCTGGCGGGCGTCCGCGAAAGCTGGGCCCGCCGGCAGCTGGGCGGGGTAGTGGGCGCCCGGCTGGTGCGCGAGCTGCAGGGCTACCCCTGCCAGGAGCTGGCCCCGAGCGAAGACGGCACGCTGGCGCGTCAGCGCATTGCCTGCACCCGCACCTTTGGCCAGCCGCTCACGGCTTACC comes from the Hymenobacter sp. YIM 151858-1 genome and includes:
- a CDS encoding LexA family protein; the protein is MLECPAPVPAGFPSPADEHRGEKVDLNRILLPHPDCTYLARVAGDSMAGPPGHIADGALLTVDCTLKPQSGHVVVAAVDGEFTVKRLEKRGLGWWLVPDNPRYPAVDAASYGRFEVWGVVTHVVTELINGKLHDRVRARRLQ
- a CDS encoding Y-family DNA polymerase, which gives rise to MYALVDCNNFYVSCERAFNPALAQLPVVVLSNNDGCIISRSAEAKALGIQMGAPLFQVKSLLQEHGVRVFSSNYALYGDMSQRVMNYLAGAAPAVEIYSIDECFLDLRSLQRWHAPDLTAFGQRVRRQVLRRTHIPTCVGIAPTKTLAKAANRIAKKHPELEGVLCLAAEATRRWALEKLPVEDVWGIGHRYARKLHEHGIRTAAQLAGVRESWARRQLGGVVGARLVRELQGYPCQELAPSEDGTLARQRIACTRTFGQPLTAYPDVLQALAHFTARGAEKLRRQGSAAHLLTVFVCPGRFGADAQPSRAATLALPAASSDTGQLLTLVRAALKKLWRPGTVYHKAGVLLDGLEPAGRQQLGLFDDPAVAERRAHLLQHLDAINQRFGRHKVCFATMLAPAGGLPPRWQTRHERRSPAYTTSWEELWTVAATG